Below is a window of Magnetococcus sp. PR-3 DNA.
AAAAAAACGATGCGCTACGCGGAACGTAATCACAAGAAAAGAGTGGAGTTTCTGGCTGAGTTACGTCGGTGCTGGATGCTATATGGAAAAGAAAACATTGTTTATTTTGATGAAAGTGGCTTTGAAGAGTCAGTTAATCGTCAACATGCATGGGCAAGCAGGGGTGTTAAAGTCTATGGAGAGACTCCGGGCAGAAATCACAAGCGTAGTAACTTGATCATGGCTCAGCGGGGTAAGAAGTGGCTGGCTCCGGTCATATTTGATTTTTCATGTAATGCTGATTTGGTTGAGACATGGATAGAAAAAATGCTTCTACCTGAATTGAAGCGACCCAGTGTCATAGTGATGGACAATGCTGCTTTCCATCGTAAAGAGCCGATCAAGAAGCT
It encodes the following:
- a CDS encoding transposase yields the protein MRYAERNHKKRVEFLAELRRCWMLYGKENIVYFDESGFEESVNRQHAWASRGVKVYGETPGRNHKRSNLIMAQRGKKWLAPVIFDFSCNADLVETWIEKMLLPELKRPSVIVMDNAAFHRKEPIKKL